In one window of Lacticaseibacillus casei DSM 20011 = JCM 1134 = ATCC 393 DNA:
- a CDS encoding FAD/NAD(P)-binding protein, which translates to MHITLIGAGPRGLLLLSRLLSWQPTRYPKCRLNIVLVDPYPIGGRVWKINQDPDLIMNTAASQITLFTDQSVTDVGPFITGPDLSTWALTVAAGYLDAHPELDNRAILLRQAASLGPNSYASRALYGVYQQWFFDLLRTQAGQNTITYKQQTVTRLDQKDPGFTITTDQESWQTDQVVMALGNLKNSLTRDQKALHDYAKTHKLFYLEPGFPEEGDLSNIEPQAPVIVRGLGLSFFDLMSRLTEGRGGRFQKTADGLLAYHPSGREPHIFAGSRRGFPYRAKGHNQKGPGEEWEPQFLTPEQINAWQARGEVSGQTFWEGLKHEAELIYYRLLLPQRYPDIDETAFERDFIADPVATLGALPIAAKDRLDWDVLADPTKAHPSGQPYQDFMRHYLRQDAHEAMRGTKTGPLTSALEVLRDMRDPIRQFVERGLFSQDQYLDFFLRWFNSLNNFLSIGPPALRIDQLQALIGAGIVTILPPDMQIKGIDGQFLLKTPSDPKFSLQAKALLEARVPAVNAPTAQDPLVQQLLHDGYAHPYELQLNADKRFQSGAIAVDRRTQQLLDANEQPQAGLFFWGVPTEGVHWLTTASPRPLVNDVSLKTAEQIVKAIFAGAGS; encoded by the coding sequence ATGCATATCACACTTATCGGTGCCGGACCGCGTGGCTTACTGCTTTTAAGTCGGCTGCTTAGTTGGCAACCGACCCGCTATCCCAAGTGCCGGCTTAATATCGTACTGGTCGACCCTTATCCAATTGGCGGCCGGGTATGGAAAATCAATCAGGATCCTGATTTAATTATGAACACCGCTGCTTCGCAAATTACCCTATTTACGGATCAGAGCGTCACTGACGTTGGACCATTTATCACCGGACCCGATCTAAGCACTTGGGCACTGACAGTCGCAGCTGGCTATCTGGATGCCCACCCTGAATTGGATAATCGGGCAATTTTGTTACGCCAAGCTGCCAGTCTTGGACCCAACAGCTACGCGTCCCGCGCGCTTTACGGCGTGTATCAGCAGTGGTTCTTCGACTTGCTACGCACCCAAGCCGGCCAAAATACGATCACCTACAAACAACAAACAGTAACCCGCTTAGATCAAAAAGATCCCGGCTTCACCATCACAACCGACCAGGAAAGCTGGCAAACCGACCAAGTTGTCATGGCACTGGGGAATTTAAAGAACTCATTGACGCGCGATCAAAAAGCCTTACACGACTATGCCAAAACGCACAAACTATTTTATCTGGAACCGGGCTTCCCGGAAGAAGGCGACCTCAGCAACATCGAACCGCAAGCTCCGGTTATCGTTCGGGGTCTCGGCTTGAGCTTCTTTGATTTAATGAGCCGGCTAACGGAAGGTCGCGGTGGACGGTTTCAGAAAACCGCAGATGGCTTGCTCGCCTATCACCCAAGTGGTCGCGAACCGCACATCTTCGCTGGCTCACGGCGCGGTTTTCCATATCGCGCTAAAGGCCACAATCAAAAGGGACCGGGCGAGGAATGGGAGCCGCAATTTCTGACGCCTGAGCAAATCAATGCCTGGCAGGCCCGCGGTGAAGTAAGCGGCCAGACTTTCTGGGAAGGGTTAAAGCATGAAGCGGAGTTGATTTACTATCGTCTCCTCTTGCCGCAACGCTACCCTGACATTGACGAGACCGCGTTTGAACGTGACTTTATCGCGGATCCGGTTGCGACTTTAGGCGCCTTACCGATCGCTGCCAAAGACCGCCTCGATTGGGATGTGCTTGCCGATCCGACCAAAGCCCATCCCAGTGGCCAGCCTTACCAAGACTTCATGCGCCATTATCTCCGGCAAGATGCCCACGAGGCGATGCGCGGCACGAAAACCGGCCCGTTGACCAGTGCACTGGAGGTCTTACGCGACATGCGCGATCCCATTCGCCAATTTGTCGAACGCGGCCTCTTTAGTCAGGACCAGTATCTCGACTTCTTCTTGCGCTGGTTCAACTCACTGAACAATTTTCTGTCGATCGGACCACCTGCTCTGCGCATTGATCAACTGCAGGCCTTAATCGGCGCAGGCATCGTCACAATCCTACCGCCAGACATGCAAATTAAAGGCATCGATGGTCAGTTTCTTTTGAAAACACCAAGCGATCCAAAATTTTCCTTGCAAGCCAAGGCCTTACTCGAAGCACGGGTTCCAGCCGTCAATGCCCCGACCGCGCAAGATCCACTCGTACAGCAACTGCTGCATGATGGTTACGCGCATCCTTATGAACTGCAACTCAATGCTGACAAACGTTTCCAGTCAGGTGCGATCGCTGTCGACAGGCGGACCCAGCAATTGCTCGACGCCAATGAACAGCCGCAAGCCGGCCTCTTCTTCTGGGGTGTCCCAACGGAAGGCGTCCACTGGCTCACCACCGCCAGCCCACGCCCGCTTGTCAACGATGTGAGTTTGAAAACCGCGGAGCAGATTGTGAAGGCGATTTTTGCTGGTGCGGGTTCGTGA
- a CDS encoding FAD-dependent oxidoreductase, which yields MLMKVVVVGCTHAGTAAVRELLTRHPETEVDVFERREDISFLSCGIALYLEGTVGRLEDMFYATPASLEALGPKVHVHLKHDVLSIDAVDHQVVAEDLATGQQQHYQYDKLIMTTGSYPVIPPISGVSIPRVLMCKSYDDARKIKESAKDADKIAIVGGGYIGVELAEAYSRNYKQVILINGVSPLLSHYVDLPLSKEIASVLTKRGVELKTNTIARHFDSDAKHVFIQTDQGEIQADLAVVCVGFRPMTELLVGQVEMNPDGAIHVNDYMQTSNPDIYAAGDAVAVHFNPTGKDAYAPLATNAVRQGKMAGANIFGQNIKYMGTQATSALKLYDHSLAVTGLTLAHAKRNHLPAASVTMTDDFRPPFMPHTVKITMVLVYDTRDRRILGAQFYSQYDIANAANLISVMIQNRNTIDQLAYVDMLFNPNYDKPWHYLNLLGQLAVMQADNAKL from the coding sequence ATGCTGATGAAAGTTGTCGTTGTGGGCTGTACGCATGCAGGAACTGCGGCAGTGCGCGAACTTTTAACGAGACACCCGGAAACGGAAGTGGATGTTTTTGAACGTCGCGAGGACATCTCCTTTCTTTCTTGTGGCATTGCCTTGTACCTCGAAGGGACAGTCGGACGGCTGGAAGATATGTTTTATGCTACCCCGGCTTCACTTGAAGCGCTCGGTCCTAAGGTGCACGTTCATTTAAAGCATGACGTTTTATCGATTGACGCAGTTGATCATCAGGTCGTGGCTGAGGATTTGGCGACCGGCCAGCAGCAACATTATCAGTATGACAAGCTCATTATGACCACGGGCAGTTACCCGGTGATCCCACCGATTTCCGGGGTCAGTATTCCGCGCGTCTTGATGTGCAAAAGCTATGATGATGCGCGCAAGATTAAAGAGAGCGCCAAAGATGCCGACAAAATTGCCATTGTTGGCGGTGGGTATATCGGCGTTGAATTGGCCGAGGCCTATAGCCGCAACTACAAACAGGTCATTTTGATAAATGGCGTGTCGCCGTTGTTGAGCCACTATGTTGACTTGCCACTCAGTAAGGAAATTGCTTCGGTGTTGACGAAACGCGGCGTTGAACTCAAGACCAACACGATTGCCAGACATTTTGACAGTGATGCCAAGCATGTCTTCATTCAGACGGATCAAGGGGAGATTCAAGCCGACTTGGCGGTGGTTTGTGTTGGTTTTCGTCCGATGACCGAATTGCTGGTCGGACAGGTTGAGATGAATCCGGATGGTGCGATTCATGTGAATGATTATATGCAAACCAGCAATCCGGATATTTATGCTGCTGGTGATGCTGTTGCCGTTCATTTTAACCCGACCGGTAAAGACGCTTATGCGCCGTTGGCAACGAATGCCGTTCGCCAAGGGAAAATGGCCGGTGCCAATATTTTTGGCCAGAATATCAAATATATGGGAACACAGGCGACCAGTGCGTTAAAATTGTATGATCATAGTCTGGCGGTTACCGGACTCACACTTGCCCACGCCAAGCGCAATCATCTGCCGGCAGCCAGTGTGACCATGACGGATGATTTTCGACCGCCATTCATGCCGCATACGGTCAAGATTACGATGGTGCTGGTTTACGATACTCGTGACCGCCGGATTCTAGGGGCGCAGTTTTATAGTCAATATGACATTGCCAATGCGGCGAATCTGATTTCGGTCATGATTCAAAATCGCAATACGATTGATCAGCTGGCCTATGTCGATATGTTGTTTAATCCGAATTATGATAAACCATGGCATTATCTCAATTTATTAGGCCAGTTAGCAGTGATGCAGGCAGATAACGCAAAGTTGTAG
- a CDS encoding LVIS_2131 family protein produces MNAWNLIGLSAWVILIAYFIFIVWHIRRRHIKAIVKSGRQVPASVVLVDLAEVAVLFLATAGLVWASWLRPINYRDSHAVTISHSAQPLILQTGDEHSFYVRVHTGNGKNPILYYTYWTEGAKYENNSHNAEVSSGAQPLTPRAAAYPWSKKYLKRLDQTADQAYVATVTARYQPGFLNGLGMHVGHIADRFSILRVPNDTFVEIDPVED; encoded by the coding sequence ATGAACGCGTGGAATCTTATCGGACTGTCAGCGTGGGTGATCTTAATTGCCTACTTCATCTTCATCGTCTGGCACATTCGCCGGCGACATATTAAAGCGATCGTCAAATCCGGTCGCCAAGTGCCGGCTTCGGTGGTGCTGGTTGATCTTGCGGAAGTAGCCGTGCTATTCCTGGCGACGGCCGGGTTGGTATGGGCAAGCTGGCTGCGGCCTATCAATTACCGCGATAGTCACGCCGTCACCATCAGCCATAGCGCGCAACCGCTGATCTTACAAACAGGCGACGAGCATTCCTTCTACGTTCGTGTCCACACCGGTAACGGTAAAAATCCGATCCTCTACTATACTTACTGGACGGAAGGCGCGAAGTATGAAAACAATAGTCATAACGCGGAAGTCAGCTCAGGTGCCCAACCCTTAACGCCGCGAGCTGCCGCCTATCCGTGGTCGAAAAAGTATCTGAAGCGACTTGATCAAACTGCGGACCAAGCCTACGTGGCGACCGTAACAGCACGCTACCAGCCGGGTTTCCTGAACGGCCTGGGTATGCACGTAGGCCATATTGCTGACCGGTTCTCGATTCTGCGGGTTCCTAATGATACGTTTGTCGAGATTGATCCGGTCGAGGATTAA
- a CDS encoding TPM domain-containing protein yields MHRHSWWLVPLLLLLGLCAATLQPVQASSGKWYRDQGAMTGPESRRVLNQLNDQTFAKVKGHPQIAVITVASLDDDDIEDYANDQFAKAGVGKKDWENGLLLVLSRNDHKYWLEVGYGLEDVVPDGSADEIVTDSVKNQLKAENYDRAIAMFLTNIGKRVVAHQSAITTPTQIKAKRARAAAIKRVLMIAALIVGGLMVLFFLAHAAMNARLHDAMSDPGAMAALPIYAAVTAAGIKLRVDSASLPLFRFAWAHHQLRVIGMAGIARRRFESWTQEIRFTTPHPYWYYHNLQGALRELSDQEIINAPTITALADLLNPALTDRLVTGKPYETAYATWLSGQKSISSQEAATTWTKFLENVKATDHFSDKTLAATFSAILFHIRHPDKDQHLDQDDLPLWVMSDFGSGSSSGGSGGSDSFGSGFGGGSSGGGGFGGSW; encoded by the coding sequence ATGCATCGGCACAGCTGGTGGTTGGTACCCCTATTGTTATTGCTGGGACTCTGCGCTGCAACGCTGCAACCGGTTCAGGCGAGTTCAGGTAAATGGTATCGCGATCAAGGTGCGATGACGGGGCCTGAGAGTCGCCGGGTTTTAAACCAGCTAAATGACCAAACGTTTGCCAAGGTTAAAGGGCATCCGCAAATAGCGGTCATAACAGTGGCATCGCTGGATGATGATGACATCGAAGATTATGCCAATGACCAGTTTGCGAAGGCCGGCGTCGGCAAAAAAGACTGGGAAAATGGGCTATTGTTGGTGCTTTCCCGCAATGATCACAAGTATTGGCTGGAAGTCGGGTATGGCTTAGAGGACGTTGTACCAGACGGCAGCGCCGACGAGATCGTGACGGACAGCGTTAAAAACCAGCTCAAGGCCGAAAATTATGATCGCGCCATTGCGATGTTCCTGACCAATATCGGGAAGCGTGTCGTTGCTCACCAAAGTGCGATTACAACGCCAACTCAAATTAAGGCCAAACGCGCGCGTGCTGCGGCAATCAAGCGGGTGCTAATGATTGCGGCACTGATTGTGGGCGGATTAATGGTTCTTTTCTTCTTGGCGCATGCTGCCATGAATGCGCGGTTGCATGACGCGATGAGCGACCCCGGGGCGATGGCAGCATTGCCGATTTATGCAGCGGTGACAGCTGCTGGCATTAAGTTGCGGGTAGATTCAGCTTCCTTGCCGTTATTTCGCTTTGCTTGGGCGCATCACCAATTACGCGTGATCGGAATGGCTGGGATAGCGCGACGAAGGTTTGAATCCTGGACGCAGGAGATTCGGTTCACGACGCCACATCCATATTGGTACTATCACAATCTTCAAGGGGCACTCCGGGAATTGTCAGATCAAGAAATCATCAACGCGCCCACCATAACGGCACTGGCTGATTTGCTGAATCCGGCCTTAACGGATCGGTTGGTAACAGGCAAGCCATACGAAACGGCATATGCAACATGGCTCAGCGGGCAAAAAAGCATCTCCAGTCAGGAAGCCGCCACAACATGGACGAAGTTTCTTGAAAACGTGAAAGCAACGGATCATTTTTCGGATAAAACTTTGGCAGCAACGTTTTCGGCCATACTTTTCCATATCCGTCATCCAGACAAGGATCAGCACTTAGATCAAGATGACTTACCGCTGTGGGTGATGTCTGATTTTGGCTCTGGATCAAGTAGTGGCGGAAGTGGCGGATCCGACAGTTTCGGCAGTGGTTTTGGTGGCGGATCCAGTGGCGGCGGTGGTTTTGGCGGCAGCTGGTGA
- a CDS encoding sulfite exporter TauE/SafE family protein, translating into MEQILLLMGTGLLGGILGAVLGIGGGMIITPILTMLMGLPIQYAIGASIVSVIATSSGATIAYLKDEMLNLRVAMFLEIATTVGAVLGAIVTGLVDGKVLYILFGALLIFSAFNMIRKMRMKEDEARQTTPDEIATKLRLNGAYFDKATGKEVNYTVTNVPGGFAMMFGAGIASGLLGIGSGAFKVIAMDTIMHMPLKPSSATSNLMMGVTAAASATVYYFGGQLQPQIAAPLAIGILIGATVGSRVMQILPTKVLRMIFIPVIGYMGIQMALKGFGVSI; encoded by the coding sequence ATGGAGCAAATACTATTGTTAATGGGCACCGGTTTGCTTGGCGGCATTCTTGGTGCAGTGCTTGGTATTGGCGGCGGGATGATTATCACGCCGATTTTGACGATGTTAATGGGTTTGCCGATTCAATATGCGATCGGTGCCAGTATCGTCTCCGTCATTGCCACGAGTTCAGGTGCGACCATTGCGTATCTCAAAGATGAAATGCTGAACTTGCGCGTGGCGATGTTTTTGGAAATTGCCACGACGGTCGGCGCGGTTTTGGGCGCGATTGTTACCGGGCTTGTGGACGGCAAAGTGCTGTACATTTTGTTCGGCGCGTTGTTGATTTTTTCAGCGTTCAATATGATTCGCAAAATGCGGATGAAAGAAGACGAAGCGCGCCAGACGACACCAGATGAGATTGCGACCAAGTTGCGCTTGAACGGGGCTTATTTTGACAAAGCCACCGGTAAAGAAGTCAATTATACGGTGACCAACGTGCCAGGCGGCTTTGCGATGATGTTTGGCGCCGGTATTGCCTCCGGTCTGTTAGGGATCGGCAGCGGCGCGTTTAAGGTGATCGCGATGGATACGATCATGCACATGCCGTTGAAGCCTTCCAGTGCGACCAGCAACCTCATGATGGGGGTCACCGCGGCGGCCAGTGCAACGGTGTATTATTTTGGCGGGCAATTGCAGCCGCAAATTGCTGCACCACTGGCCATCGGGATCCTCATTGGCGCGACAGTCGGTTCCCGCGTGATGCAGATTCTGCCGACCAAGGTTTTGCGCATGATCTTCATTCCGGTTATTGGCTATATGGGCATTCAAATGGCGCTTAAAGGATTTGGGGTGTCAATCTGA
- a CDS encoding DUF1634 domain-containing protein, whose product MDNKLKTEIDDVEIMIGKVMQVGVILSAVVIVLGLILLIATGSTGYPAGVHPTRVGAILSGTFALKPYAVLMTGIFLLILTPVLRVVVSIYAFAVEHDHLYVWITTAVLIILIGAMTIGYLGNR is encoded by the coding sequence ATGGACAATAAACTTAAAACCGAAATTGATGATGTCGAAATTATGATCGGCAAGGTCATGCAAGTTGGCGTCATTTTGTCGGCGGTGGTCATTGTTTTGGGGCTGATTTTGCTTATTGCGACCGGGTCGACCGGGTATCCGGCAGGCGTTCACCCGACGCGGGTTGGCGCTATTTTGAGTGGAACCTTCGCCTTAAAACCATACGCCGTGTTAATGACAGGCATTTTTTTGCTGATTTTGACCCCGGTTTTGCGGGTGGTAGTTTCGATTTATGCGTTTGCTGTGGAGCATGACCACCTTTATGTATGGATTACGACTGCCGTGCTGATTATCTTAATCGGTGCGATGACGATTGGGTATTTGGGCAATCGTTAA
- a CDS encoding gamma-glutamyltransferase family protein, with product MSFFTSPNNPYPRSRKSVYAKYGMVGTSQPLAAQAGLRILQQGGNAVDAAIATAACLTVVEPTTNGIGSDAFAIISINGQQYGINGSGPAPQNLKVADLQAAGLTEMPKFGWTSIDVPGAPATWAAMVERFGQLSLAEDLAPAIAYAQDGYPVSQTIAYFWERAAQNYRQAQKKAANPAIFDEWFKTFCPNGHAPQTGEVWQSADQADTLTRIGQTQARDFYEGTLAQKIATAASQNGGYLTAEDLAAYQPAWVTPLKLHYHGYDVLELPPNSQGVVALEALGLLQGWHFTNRDSFDTVHHQIEAIKLAFADFFKFAGDPQAMQLDPNQLLALDYLASRSALIGESARPPEAGDPQSGGTVYLATADRDGNMVSMIQSNYMGFGSGVVVPGTGIALNNRGNNFSFDPASPNVLEGGKRPINTIIPGFLTKNGTPIGPFGVMGGFMQPQGHLQVLMNTIDFGLDPQAALDAPRWQWMHDQTVQVEREVPAVTVNRLVAAGHHIVVQSEPNVFGRGQVIWRNPETKTYVGGSESRTDGAMAVW from the coding sequence ATGTCCTTTTTCACGAGCCCTAACAATCCTTACCCGCGTTCGCGCAAGTCAGTCTATGCTAAGTACGGCATGGTGGGTACCAGCCAGCCGTTAGCTGCTCAAGCCGGTTTGCGGATTCTCCAACAAGGCGGCAATGCGGTTGATGCAGCCATAGCGACCGCTGCCTGTCTGACCGTTGTCGAGCCCACCACCAATGGCATTGGCAGTGATGCGTTTGCGATTATCAGTATCAATGGCCAGCAATATGGGATCAATGGTAGCGGTCCGGCGCCGCAAAATCTCAAAGTTGCAGATCTTCAAGCTGCTGGTTTAACGGAAATGCCCAAGTTTGGCTGGACCTCCATTGATGTTCCCGGTGCACCTGCGACTTGGGCAGCGATGGTTGAACGTTTTGGCCAGCTTTCCTTAGCTGAGGACTTAGCGCCAGCCATCGCTTATGCGCAAGATGGCTATCCCGTATCTCAGACCATCGCTTATTTTTGGGAACGCGCCGCGCAAAATTATCGCCAAGCCCAAAAAAAGGCAGCTAATCCGGCGATTTTTGACGAATGGTTCAAAACCTTTTGTCCAAATGGCCATGCGCCGCAAACTGGTGAAGTTTGGCAATCTGCGGACCAGGCCGATACACTCACACGCATTGGCCAAACACAGGCGCGCGATTTCTATGAAGGAACCTTGGCCCAAAAAATTGCCACGGCTGCGTCACAGAATGGCGGTTATTTAACGGCCGAAGATTTAGCAGCGTATCAGCCGGCTTGGGTAACGCCGCTAAAGCTCCACTATCATGGCTATGACGTGTTGGAACTGCCCCCTAACAGTCAAGGTGTGGTGGCGTTAGAAGCATTAGGATTATTGCAGGGTTGGCATTTTACCAACCGGGATTCATTTGACACCGTCCACCACCAGATTGAAGCGATTAAGTTAGCCTTTGCCGACTTCTTTAAGTTTGCTGGCGATCCGCAGGCCATGCAGCTTGATCCGAATCAGTTGCTTGCATTGGACTATCTCGCTAGCCGCAGCGCACTGATTGGTGAATCGGCCCGACCGCCTGAAGCTGGTGACCCGCAAAGTGGCGGGACCGTTTATCTGGCAACTGCCGATCGGGATGGCAATATGGTGTCCATGATTCAAAGTAACTACATGGGCTTCGGCTCAGGTGTCGTGGTTCCGGGCACGGGCATTGCCTTGAACAACCGTGGCAACAACTTTTCCTTCGATCCCGCGTCACCCAATGTCCTTGAAGGTGGTAAACGCCCGATCAACACCATCATCCCGGGCTTTTTAACCAAAAACGGGACCCCGATCGGACCTTTTGGCGTGATGGGTGGTTTCATGCAGCCACAAGGGCACCTGCAGGTTTTAATGAACACTATCGACTTTGGCCTTGACCCGCAAGCCGCGTTAGATGCCCCGCGCTGGCAATGGATGCACGATCAAACTGTCCAAGTCGAACGTGAAGTGCCAGCTGTGACGGTAAATCGACTTGTTGCCGCCGGACATCATATTGTCGTTCAGTCTGAACCCAACGTTTTTGGCCGCGGGCAGGTCATCTGGCGCAATCCTGAAACCAAAACTTATGTTGGCGGGTCCGAATCGCGAACAGACGGCGCCATGGCGGTTTGGTAA
- a CDS encoding LBP_cg2779 family protein yields the protein MAEKDQISAFSREIIDFQRKNHLTDTEMALNSHVSVEHIHNIKSMREMPDSSVVATLKDYMEHKPNGK from the coding sequence TTGGCTGAAAAAGATCAAATCAGTGCATTTTCACGGGAAATCATCGACTTCCAGCGCAAAAATCATCTAACGGACACGGAGATGGCGCTTAACAGCCATGTATCAGTGGAACATATTCACAACATCAAATCTATGCGTGAGATGCCGGATTCTTCCGTCGTCGCCACGCTGAAGGATTACATGGAACACAAACCGAACGGTAAGTAA
- a CDS encoding flavodoxin domain-containing protein, giving the protein MKAIILYASITGNAKGMARVEQQFFEHYGWDVTLGEMIQTDPSKIKDYDVLVLATYTWTGGVIPEETQDFYEDLSKLDFSAKPLVFGVLGTGDPYYGKDYNTAPELFEAVLRASGAVQGAEPVKIALNVKQEEMPQFAAFTQSLIKQAEALQSEK; this is encoded by the coding sequence ATGAAGGCGATCATTTTATACGCATCAATCACGGGCAATGCCAAAGGAATGGCGCGGGTTGAGCAACAGTTTTTTGAACATTACGGCTGGGATGTTACGCTTGGCGAAATGATTCAGACAGATCCAAGTAAGATTAAAGACTATGACGTGTTGGTTTTAGCGACATATACCTGGACCGGCGGCGTGATTCCGGAAGAAACCCAGGATTTCTATGAGGATTTGAGCAAGCTGGACTTTTCTGCGAAGCCGCTGGTTTTTGGCGTGCTTGGCACCGGCGATCCTTATTACGGCAAGGATTACAATACGGCTCCAGAGTTGTTTGAAGCGGTTTTGAGAGCGAGCGGAGCGGTTCAGGGCGCGGAGCCGGTCAAAATTGCGCTGAACGTTAAGCAGGAGGAAATGCCTCAATTTGCGGCGTTTACGCAGAGCCTGATTAAGCAAGCGGAGGCGCTTCAAAGTGAGAAGTGA
- a CDS encoding 2-hydroxyacid dehydrogenase family protein → MPQVYVSAALPKSANAALQKAGVDFDAYNGKGLITEDELQSHLANTEVLITALSTPVTAATLAKAPHLKPIANYGAGFNNIDVTAAKAQGVLVTNTPKVSTTSTAEVTLALMLAVLHRVTEGDRLMHGPGFSGWAPTFFLGHELAGKTVGIIGMGQIGQAVAKRVHAFNAKILYTQHHQLTPEAEQALGATFTDRATLLQQSDIVTLHLPLVPATHHLLDAQALATMKPTAYLINAARGPLIDETALLKQLNEHRLAGAALDVYEAEPHVSSGLKALDNVVLTPNIGNATVEAHDAMAKIVTDNTLAVLNGKQPQYVVNG, encoded by the coding sequence ATGCCACAGGTTTATGTTTCAGCAGCTTTGCCTAAATCCGCCAACGCGGCATTGCAAAAAGCCGGAGTGGATTTTGACGCGTACAACGGTAAGGGACTCATTACTGAAGATGAGCTCCAAAGTCATTTAGCTAACACTGAAGTTCTCATTACAGCACTTTCAACCCCAGTCACGGCAGCAACACTAGCAAAGGCGCCCCATTTGAAACCCATCGCAAACTACGGGGCCGGCTTCAATAACATCGACGTCACCGCCGCCAAAGCGCAGGGTGTGCTCGTGACGAACACGCCAAAAGTTTCGACCACGTCAACAGCCGAGGTGACACTAGCCTTGATGCTGGCAGTTTTGCATCGGGTCACAGAAGGCGATCGGTTAATGCACGGTCCCGGCTTTTCCGGCTGGGCACCGACGTTCTTCTTAGGCCATGAACTTGCCGGCAAAACCGTCGGCATCATCGGCATGGGGCAGATCGGGCAAGCCGTTGCCAAGCGCGTGCATGCATTTAATGCCAAAATTCTCTACACGCAACATCATCAACTGACACCTGAAGCCGAACAGGCACTGGGAGCAACGTTTACCGATCGGGCAACTTTATTGCAGCAAAGCGACATCGTCACCCTTCATTTGCCACTGGTGCCGGCCACACACCATTTGCTCGACGCTCAGGCACTGGCAACGATGAAGCCGACTGCCTATCTCATTAACGCAGCACGCGGTCCCTTAATTGATGAAACCGCCCTACTCAAACAGCTAAACGAGCATCGTCTGGCTGGAGCTGCGCTAGATGTCTACGAGGCTGAACCGCATGTCAGCTCAGGACTCAAGGCACTGGACAACGTTGTGCTAACGCCAAACATCGGCAATGCAACCGTTGAAGCACATGATGCCATGGCCAAAATCGTCACCGACAATACGTTGGCTGTTCTAAACGGTAAACAGCCGCAATACGTTGTGAATGGCTAA
- a CDS encoding pyridoxamine 5'-phosphate oxidase family protein → MATLTQDMKDMIGAQLNYLATADENGNPQVGPKGTMRVLDDHHLIYNEETGKQAWHNLQYSKKAAVASVDYKALKGFRFEGTVEFHNDDKIFEDAQAFAKERHLPAAISAVVINVDRIYKLDAGPNAGDLIEG, encoded by the coding sequence ATGGCAACTTTGACGCAAGACATGAAAGACATGATCGGTGCACAGCTTAACTACTTGGCAACCGCCGATGAGAACGGAAATCCGCAGGTCGGCCCAAAAGGCACCATGCGAGTTTTGGATGATCATCACTTGATTTACAACGAAGAAACCGGTAAACAAGCGTGGCACAATTTGCAGTACTCCAAAAAGGCTGCCGTTGCCTCAGTTGATTACAAGGCTTTGAAGGGCTTTCGGTTTGAAGGCACCGTTGAATTTCATAATGATGACAAGATCTTTGAAGATGCGCAGGCATTTGCCAAGGAACGTCACTTGCCAGCAGCCATCAGTGCTGTTGTTATCAATGTTGATCGGATTTACAAGTTGGATGCCGGTCCGAATGCCGGCGATTTGATCGAAGGCTAA
- a CDS encoding GlsB/YeaQ/YmgE family stress response membrane protein: MMHLIWTLIIGAVIGCIGQLIVGRDMPLGWLGNIIGGLIGAWLGTALLGNWGPSLAGMALIPAIIGAVIVVFLVSLLLGSTRRKA; this comes from the coding sequence ATGATGCATTTAATCTGGACACTGATTATCGGTGCTGTGATCGGTTGCATTGGGCAGCTCATCGTTGGTCGGGACATGCCGCTTGGTTGGCTCGGGAATATTATCGGCGGGCTGATCGGTGCGTGGCTTGGCACGGCTTTACTCGGTAACTGGGGGCCGTCACTGGCTGGCATGGCACTGATTCCGGCGATTATCGGCGCAGTAATTGTTGTCTTCCTTGTTTCCTTGCTGTTGGGATCGACCCGGCGCAAGGCGTAG